A single window of Streptomyces sp. NBC_00464 DNA harbors:
- a CDS encoding HNH endonuclease gives MTLFSDGRRCGLPANQVDHIEAGDDHRIEALQSLCSWCHTQKSSAEGGTAAALTRASVHRPPSVHPALED, from the coding sequence ATGACGCTCTTCTCCGACGGCCGACGATGTGGCCTACCTGCGAATCAGGTGGACCACATCGAGGCAGGAGACGACCATCGCATTGAGGCGCTGCAGAGCCTGTGCTCTTGGTGCCACACGCAGAAGTCCTCAGCTGAGGGAGGCACAGCAGCCGCACTCACGAGGGCCTCTGTGCACAGGCCCCCTTCTGTACACCCTGCCCTGGAGGACTGA
- a CDS encoding endonuclease VII domain-containing protein yields the protein MRALRERRASGSALIRDDAGRKQCSTCAEWLYTDAYVADTSALDGLAGQCKACVRDSRLTARFGVDAARYDTLLSNQGGVCAICKRPDPAGRALAVDHDHTCCPAVGVSCGKCVRGLLCWPCNVGIGHLRDDVSVLESAIHYLTRSHGHAVEQLPQEGPSAEELGVAA from the coding sequence ATGCGAGCCCTGCGGGAGCGTAGAGCGTCGGGATCGGCTTTGATCCGGGATGACGCGGGCCGGAAACAGTGCTCGACGTGCGCTGAGTGGCTTTACACCGATGCGTACGTGGCGGACACCAGCGCACTGGATGGGCTAGCTGGGCAGTGCAAAGCCTGTGTGCGTGATTCCCGGCTGACGGCCAGGTTCGGTGTTGACGCGGCCCGGTATGACACGTTGCTGTCGAATCAGGGCGGAGTCTGCGCCATATGCAAGCGGCCCGATCCCGCAGGGAGGGCGCTGGCGGTAGATCACGACCACACGTGCTGCCCCGCTGTTGGGGTGTCGTGCGGTAAGTGCGTCCGCGGACTTCTGTGCTGGCCATGCAACGTAGGAATTGGGCACCTTCGTGACGATGTGAGCGTGCTTGAATCCGCTATCCATTACTTGACGAGGAGTCATGGCCACGCAGTGGAGCAACTCCCACAGGAAGGGCCGTCTGCCGAAGAACTGGGCGTCGCTGCGTAG